From the Candidatus Amarolinea dominans genome, one window contains:
- a CDS encoding DUF2142 domain-containing protein produces the protein MPAPRASPGLRWLLIWAGLHALAYGLLTPLWQAPDEPAHVEMACLLAQRSDLRAGDADPALQQRLIAALADADFWRLVRQPTPDPLPSRFADDPFLRNAGRQVGDESPIYYWLPALICRLPLALPVQVRLMRLVSGLFFVMAVLAMWWATGPLWRQAPGARLAATAAVAGLPMLAFLAGGVNNDSLAVLAGTLMFGSLLRWVLPARAEWRPALALLAAALFAAWVKKTALFALPLALIAVAWRCGVRGTRRQRSALIGLTALLGLLALLPSRQPTAWGGRGQPWGAGLTPAAAHSGRWGMAVRDDTAQGWGRLTQAQMTGGLAGQTIGFGAWVRSPDGRQVARLTIKDDAGLDRLVAPVTAEWTWLVVTRTLSVTTTQVLLGIAPGAGELPSETGTLWVDDAGVQGAPGLVNDDFEQAVTWGSLLAQPLLRPLQGVWATSADAGPASAAQIVLYLALLFPGFWGNFGWLQAPLPLPVYVGLALVCLLALLGLGGLWRQRRTNRLAAAAIGWSAAAVILSFTLATAPMWFFAWQPQGRYLLPALAPWMILLVSGLRFWSQRWRLPRARLWFMVGFGLLDLVALWVNL, from the coding sequence GTGCCCGCGCCGCGCGCTAGCCCGGGCCTGCGCTGGCTGTTGATTTGGGCCGGCCTGCACGCGCTGGCTTACGGTCTGCTGACGCCGTTGTGGCAGGCGCCCGATGAACCGGCCCATGTGGAGATGGCCTGTTTGCTGGCGCAGCGCAGCGACCTGCGCGCCGGCGATGCGGACCCTGCGCTGCAGCAGCGCTTGATTGCGGCGCTGGCGGACGCCGATTTTTGGCGCCTGGTACGCCAGCCGACGCCTGACCCTCTGCCCAGTCGTTTTGCGGATGATCCATTCTTGCGCAACGCCGGTCGGCAGGTGGGCGATGAATCCCCCATTTACTATTGGCTGCCGGCGCTAATCTGCCGCCTGCCCCTGGCCCTGCCTGTCCAGGTTCGCCTGATGCGGCTGGTGTCGGGGCTATTTTTTGTCATGGCCGTGCTGGCGATGTGGTGGGCCACCGGGCCGCTCTGGCGACAGGCGCCCGGCGCCCGCCTGGCCGCGACCGCTGCGGTGGCCGGCCTGCCGATGCTGGCCTTCCTGGCCGGCGGCGTCAACAACGACAGCCTGGCCGTGCTCGCCGGCACGTTGATGTTCGGCAGCCTGCTGCGCTGGGTCTTGCCTGCCCGCGCCGAATGGCGCCCGGCCCTGGCGCTGCTGGCCGCGGCGTTGTTCGCGGCCTGGGTGAAGAAGACAGCGCTCTTTGCACTGCCCCTGGCGCTGATTGCCGTCGCCTGGCGTTGCGGCGTGCGCGGCACGCGTCGTCAGCGCAGCGCCTTGATCGGGCTGACCGCGCTGCTTGGTCTGCTGGCGCTGCTGCCCAGCCGGCAACCAACCGCCTGGGGCGGGCGCGGACAGCCCTGGGGCGCGGGCCTGACGCCGGCCGCGGCGCACAGCGGGCGCTGGGGCATGGCCGTGCGCGACGACACGGCGCAGGGTTGGGGACGTCTCACCCAGGCGCAGATGACCGGAGGCCTGGCCGGCCAAACCATCGGCTTTGGCGCCTGGGTGCGCAGTCCCGACGGCCGGCAGGTGGCCCGCCTGACCATCAAAGATGATGCGGGCCTCGACCGGCTGGTGGCGCCGGTGACCGCCGAGTGGACCTGGCTGGTCGTGACGCGTACCCTCAGCGTCACCACGACCCAGGTGCTGCTGGGCATTGCGCCTGGCGCCGGTGAGTTGCCGAGCGAGACCGGCACGCTGTGGGTGGATGACGCGGGCGTGCAGGGCGCGCCGGGCCTGGTCAACGACGATTTCGAGCAGGCCGTCACCTGGGGCAGTCTGCTGGCGCAGCCGCTCCTGCGACCGCTGCAAGGCGTTTGGGCGACCAGTGCGGACGCCGGCCCGGCCAGCGCGGCGCAGATCGTGCTCTACCTGGCCCTGCTCTTCCCCGGCTTTTGGGGGAATTTTGGCTGGCTGCAGGCGCCGCTACCGCTGCCGGTTTACGTGGGCCTGGCGCTGGTGTGCCTGCTGGCGCTCTTGGGCCTGGGCGGCCTGTGGCGGCAGCGCCGCACCAATCGTTTGGCCGCCGCGGCCATCGGCTGGAGCGCGGCGGCGGTCATCTTGTCGTTTACGCTGGCGACCGCGCCGATGTGGTTCTTCGCCTGGCAGCCGCAGGGGCGCTATCTGCTGCCGGCGCTGGCGCCCTGGATGATCTTGCTGGTCAGCGGCCTGCGCTTCTGGAGCCAGCGCTGGCGTCTGCCGCGGGCCAGACTGTGGTTCATGGTCGGTTTTGGCCTGCTCGACCTGGTGGCGCTGTGGGTCAATTTATAG